One Drechmeria coniospora strain ARSEF 6962 chromosome 01, whole genome shotgun sequence genomic region harbors:
- a CDS encoding MAP kinase kinase kinase Ste11 yields the protein MAMLASKSPFPAAMGSTLSPSSAPPSAPPTARRVTPMSAGSQSFASPTESEFSDTDTDGPDSAKNWDEDKVCHYLQSINCAEYEKLFRMNHINGENLLELDKRILQEMGIEKVGDRVRLFLGIKKLRTKAYAKQKKRTRHSFAAPDLYSALTGGDLTRSSTTRTTPTSASSSRRFSRQLEVPPPLDLSRHLRAPPSAGLLSARVPSSADGAANRPAVSHTRNNSSMDGSLMAALPHNQDVIRVISTGGVTKVVKIANCNTCEDVMRVTLRKFALREDHERNYCFWVLNGVDPDPNQCRRLGDTELWRVIKDQRRPERNRLILRRVPAGEPGEAELQRAAAIAMEEEQQKHIRVLETVDERSQRKVQRVLGEKWNDQLQQPLSPMSFQDRERNVSHAAMELERPSTEDARKPQRRRVGLRQFGGLRPPSELIASDLTSYFPDHAREDIDRTARLSMRRSSRMSKVNSRLSVASSLSFASSVQDAPPIPTIADSWLNGGGTRVAKLRSDSQGRLPQGYNRDSIASSMLDTLQEESPVEPDRKSYVSFTESGSDTAAVGNVEMEGSGTLTSYYEGNHSNGSGSFQELQQALTDDGEEVDEELESFLAGESWDDNKWMKGALIGQGSFGSVYLALHAVTGELLAVKQVEAPAPGANSQSDNRKKSMIDALKREISLLRDLRHANIVQYLGCSSSADKLNIFLEYVPGGSVQTMLNSYGALPEPLVRSFVRQILTGLSYLHDRDIIHRDIKGANILVDNKGTIKISDFGISKKLEASNLLAGAGSNKHRPSLQGSVFWMAPEVVKQTSYTRKADIWSLGCLVVEMMTGSHPFPDCSQLQAIFKIGGGKAAPTIPETASDEARDLLRQTFELDFNLRPSADDLMLHPFLSPIT from the exons CTTCCGAATGAACCACATCAATGGCGAGaacctcctcgagctcgacaagCGCATCCTGCAGGAGATGGGCATCGAAAAGGTCGGCGACCGTGTtcgcctcttcctcggcatcAAGAAGCTCCGGACAAAGGCGTACGCGAAGCAGAAGAAGCGGACTAGG CACTCCTTCGCCGCCCCTGACCTGTATTCGGCCCTCACCGGCGGCGACTTGACGcggtcctcgacgacgcggacgacgccgacgtcggcctcctcgagcagACGCTTCTCGCGCCAGCTGGAAGTGCCGCCTCCGTTGGACCTCT CCCGCCATCTgcgagcgccgccgagcgccgGCCTCCTGTCCGCACGGGTcccttcctcggccgacggcgcggccaACCGTCCGGCGGTGAGCCACACGAGGAACAACTCCAGCATGGACGGCTCCCTCATGGCGGCGCTGCCGCACAACCAAGACGTCATCCGCGTCATCTCCACCGGCGGCGTCACCAAGGTGGTCAAGATCGCCAACTGCAACACGTGCGAGGACGTGATGCGCGTGACGCTCCGCAAGTTCGCCCTCCGCGAGGATCACGAGCGCAACTACTGCTTCTGGGTCCTCAACGGCGTCGACCCCGACCCCAACCagtgccgccgcctcggcgacacGGAGCTCTGGCGGGTCATCAAGGACCAGCGTCGGCCGGAGCGAAACCGTCTGATCCTGAGGAGGGTGCCCGCCGGCGAgcccggcgaggccgagctgcagcgggcggcggccatcgccatggaggaggagcagcagaagcacatccgcgtcctcgagaccgtcgacgagcggagCCAGCGCAAGGTGCAGCGGGTGCTGGGCGAGAAGTGGAACGACCAGCTGCAGCAGCCCCTGTCCCCCATGTCCTTCCAGGACCGCGAGCGAAACGTGTCCCACGCGGCCATGGAGCtcgagcggccgtcgacggaggacGCGAGGAAGCCGCAGCGGCGCAGGGTCGGCCTCCGCCAGTTCGGCGGGCTGCGGCCCCCCAGCGAGCTCATCGCCTCGGACCTCACCTCGTACTTCCCCGACCACGCGCGCGAGGACATCGACCGGACCGCGCGCCTCTCGATGAGGCGCTCGTCCCGCATGAGCAAGGTCAACAGCCGGCTCAGCGTCGCCTCGAGCCTCAGCTTCGCCTCGAGCGTCCAGGACGCACCGCCCATCCCGACCATCGCCGACTCCTGgctcaacggcggcggcacccgCGTCGCCAAGCTGCGGTCCGACTCGCAGGGCCGGCTGCCGCAGGGATACAACCGAGACTCGAtcgcgtcgtcgatgctcgACACCCTCCAGGAGGAGTCGCCGGTCGAGCCGGACCGCAAGTCGTACGTCTCCTTCACCGAGAGCGGCTCCGacacggcggccgtcggcaacgtcgagATGGAGGGCAGCGGCACGCTCACGAGCTACTACGAAGGCAACCACTCGAACGGGTCCGGCTCCTTCCAGGAGCTGCAGCAGGCcctcaccgacgacggcgaggaggtggacgaggagctcgagagcttcctcgccggcgagtcGTGGGACGACAACAAGTGGATGAAGGGCGCCCTCATCGGCCAGGGCTCCTTCGGCTCCGTCTACCTCGCCCTCCACGCCGTCACGGGCGAGCTCCTGGCGGTGAAGCAGGtcgaggcgccggcgcccggCGCCAACAGCCAGAGCGACAACCGCAAGAAGAGCATGATCGACGCGCTCAAGCGCGAGATCAGCCTGCTGCGGGACCTGCGCCACGCCAACATCGTCCAGTACCTCGgctgcagctcctcggccgacaagCTCAACATTTTCCTCGAGTACGTCCCCGGCGGCTCCGTCCAGACGATGCTCAACTCGTACGGCGCGCTGCCGGAGCCGCTCGTGCGGAGCTTCGTCCGCCAGATCCTGACGGGGCTCTCGTACCTCCACGACCGCGACATCATCCACCGCGACATCAAGGGCGCcaacatcctcgtcgacaacaAGGGCACCATCAAGATCTCAGACTTTGGTATCTccaagaagctcgaggcctcgaacctgctcgccggcgccggcagcaACAAGCACCGACCCTCGCTGCAGGGGTCCGTCTTCTGGATGGCGCCCGAGGTGGTGAAGCAGACGTCGTACACGCGCAAGGCCGACATCTGGTCCCTCggctgcctcgtcgtcgagatgatgACGGGCAGCCACCCGTTCCCGGACTGCAGCCAGCTGCAGGCCATCTTCAagatcggcggcggcaaggcggcgccgacgataccggagacggcgagcgacgaggcccgCGACCTGCTTCGCCAGACGTTCGAGCTCGACTTCAACCTGCGTccgagcgccgacgacctcatGCTGCACCCGTTCCTCAGCCCCATCACCTGA